Proteins encoded by one window of Streptacidiphilus sp. PB12-B1b:
- a CDS encoding deoxyguanosinetriphosphate triphosphohydrolase has protein sequence MDDTTESTQYSAAAQDRWVAEPDKRPGRTAFQRDRARVLHSAALRRLAGTTQVVAPLAADFPRTRLTHSLECAQVGRELGAALGCDPDLVETACLSHDIGHPPFGHTGEEALDQAAAACGGFEGNAQSLRILTRLEPKRFTAGGDGHARSVGLNLTRAALDAATKYPWTRGSHPELPHKFGVYRDDLPVFRWLRQGAPDHHRCFEAQVMDWSDDVAYSVHDVEDGLQAGHVDPAVLRSRPERADLFQVAAGYAPTAEPEEFAEALDRLLAEEWWPHSYDGSARDRAGIKDATSQLIGRFCTAAEQATRSAYGPGRLTRYHADLIVPHQVRLECAVLKAVAARYVMQRADQEKLRTWQRTVIGELAEALVRKAPDGLDPVFRALYEEAPDDAGRLRAIVDQIATLTDASAAARHRVLAR, from the coding sequence ATGGACGACACCACGGAGAGCACGCAGTACAGCGCCGCCGCGCAGGATCGCTGGGTGGCGGAACCGGACAAGCGCCCCGGCCGGACCGCTTTCCAGCGGGACCGCGCCCGGGTGCTGCACTCCGCCGCGCTGCGCCGGCTCGCCGGCACCACCCAGGTCGTCGCACCGCTGGCGGCCGACTTCCCACGGACCAGGCTTACCCACTCGCTGGAATGCGCCCAGGTCGGCCGGGAGTTGGGCGCGGCCCTCGGCTGCGATCCCGACCTGGTCGAGACCGCCTGCCTGTCCCACGACATCGGCCACCCGCCCTTCGGCCACACCGGCGAGGAGGCCCTGGACCAGGCCGCCGCCGCCTGCGGCGGCTTCGAGGGCAACGCCCAGAGCCTGCGCATCCTCACCCGGCTCGAACCCAAGCGCTTCACCGCCGGCGGCGACGGCCACGCCCGCAGCGTCGGCCTCAACCTCACCCGGGCCGCGCTCGACGCCGCCACCAAGTACCCCTGGACCAGGGGCAGTCACCCCGAGCTCCCGCACAAGTTCGGCGTCTACCGGGACGACCTGCCGGTCTTCCGGTGGCTGCGGCAGGGCGCCCCCGACCACCACCGCTGCTTCGAGGCCCAGGTCATGGACTGGTCCGACGACGTGGCCTACTCCGTCCACGACGTCGAGGACGGCCTGCAGGCGGGCCATGTCGACCCGGCCGTGCTGCGCTCCCGGCCCGAGCGCGCCGACCTGTTCCAGGTCGCCGCCGGCTACGCCCCCACCGCCGAGCCCGAGGAGTTCGCCGAGGCGCTGGACCGGCTGCTGGCCGAGGAGTGGTGGCCGCACAGCTACGACGGTTCCGCCCGCGACCGCGCCGGGATCAAGGACGCCACCAGCCAGCTCATCGGCCGCTTCTGCACCGCCGCCGAACAGGCCACCCGGTCCGCGTACGGTCCGGGCAGGCTCACCCGCTACCACGCCGACCTGATCGTCCCGCACCAGGTGCGGCTGGAGTGCGCGGTGCTCAAGGCCGTCGCCGCCCGCTACGTCATGCAGCGCGCCGACCAGGAGAAGCTCCGCACCTGGCAGCGCACGGTCATCGGCGAGCTGGCCGAGGCCCTGGTCCGCAAGGCCCCCGACGGCCTGGACCCGGTCTTCCGCGCCCTGTACGAGGAGGCCCCCGACGACGCCGGGCGGCTGCGCGCCATCGTCGACCAGAT
- a CDS encoding serine protease, protein MTQARLRMLARTLGVLAFGICFALVLDRSTGGHPARVSSTPLSANRRADPVPALAPALQAAPAQVPPVLAGPDASPGTDSSPFVGMPMVGAVFLAGQGGRPGDHFCTASVVDSPGGNVIATAAHCLEDPSNGSNTPASFVFVPGYHDGKEPYGEWTPVKVLIDPHWTADADPDDDIAFAVVQQPGNPRARLSSLVGYENIAFGTRLPAVVSGIGYPATSDQPIACLNTLKPFQPTQSEFDCAGFADGSSGGPLLLGLDPHTGRGSLVGVIGGYEEGGLTPEVSYAAVFGDTVRNLYQQAVAVPAGG, encoded by the coding sequence GTGACACAAGCCCGACTGCGGATGCTCGCCCGCACCCTCGGTGTGCTCGCCTTCGGGATCTGCTTCGCCCTGGTGCTGGACCGCTCCACCGGCGGCCACCCCGCGCGGGTCTCCTCCACCCCGCTGTCGGCCAACCGCCGCGCCGATCCGGTGCCCGCCCTCGCCCCCGCGCTGCAGGCCGCCCCCGCCCAGGTCCCTCCGGTGCTGGCGGGACCGGACGCCTCGCCCGGCACCGACAGCTCGCCCTTCGTCGGCATGCCCATGGTCGGCGCGGTCTTCCTGGCCGGACAGGGCGGCCGCCCCGGCGACCATTTCTGCACCGCCAGCGTGGTGGACAGCCCCGGCGGCAACGTCATCGCCACCGCCGCGCACTGCCTGGAGGACCCCTCCAACGGCAGCAACACCCCCGCCTCCTTCGTCTTCGTCCCCGGCTACCACGACGGCAAGGAGCCCTACGGCGAGTGGACGCCGGTCAAGGTGCTGATCGACCCGCACTGGACCGCCGACGCCGACCCCGACGACGACATCGCCTTCGCCGTCGTCCAGCAGCCCGGCAACCCCCGCGCCCGGCTGTCCAGCCTGGTCGGCTACGAGAACATCGCCTTCGGCACCCGGCTGCCGGCCGTCGTCAGCGGCATCGGCTACCCCGCCACCAGCGACCAGCCCATCGCCTGCCTGAACACCCTCAAGCCGTTCCAGCCCACCCAGTCCGAGTTCGACTGCGCCGGATTCGCCGACGGCAGCAGCGGCGGCCCGCTGCTGCTCGGGCTCGACCCGCACACCGGGCGCGGCAGCCTGGTCGGCGTCATAGGGGGCTACGAGGAGGGCGGGCTGACCCCCGAGGTCTCCTACGCCGCCGTCTTCGGAGACACCGTCAGGAACCTCTACCAGCAGGCCGTCGCCGTCCCCGCGGGCGGCTGA
- a CDS encoding esterase family protein — MSLTGSAFFYVLIAATVLAVAATLLLWGRVPGPPSVRWLPRVVMIALCQATAIAVVAVWINNSYGLYSSWNDLLGDDNGSVTAAMPGPPADRAMFTKASDGILETYFRGKDSKLSGEVLVWTPPQYDEPQYRNYRFPVMVLLHGVPGSPSSWVEGGSLPGSIASLMASGAVKPAIVVIPVIDPGGVDTDCSDTADHKNATWLAKDVPDLVDAQFRTLTEAKAWGIIGFSTGGLCSVKLAMQYPQTFASAVAMDPDPFAGDPGVLSDPRLRQANSPLWLAQKRPAVSLFVATSAQDRFSPVSNITALQQAVQYPTTLAAPLVLAQGGHNWGTWQRMFPTVFPWLSDHLDDARAVAGKPGSTTKIGR, encoded by the coding sequence GTGAGCCTGACCGGGAGCGCCTTCTTCTACGTGCTGATCGCCGCGACCGTGCTGGCGGTGGCGGCCACGCTGCTGCTGTGGGGCCGGGTGCCGGGCCCGCCCAGCGTCCGCTGGCTGCCCCGGGTGGTCATGATCGCGCTCTGCCAGGCCACCGCCATCGCCGTGGTCGCGGTGTGGATCAACAACAGCTACGGGCTGTACTCCTCCTGGAACGACCTGCTGGGCGACGACAACGGCAGCGTCACCGCCGCCATGCCCGGCCCGCCCGCCGACCGGGCGATGTTCACCAAGGCCAGCGACGGCATCCTGGAGACCTACTTCCGCGGCAAGGACTCCAAGCTCTCGGGCGAGGTCCTGGTGTGGACCCCGCCGCAGTACGACGAGCCGCAGTACCGGAACTACCGGTTCCCGGTGATGGTGCTGCTGCACGGCGTCCCCGGCTCGCCCAGCTCCTGGGTGGAGGGCGGCAGCCTGCCCGGCTCCATCGCCTCGCTGATGGCCTCGGGCGCGGTCAAGCCCGCCATCGTGGTGATCCCGGTGATCGACCCGGGCGGGGTGGACACCGACTGCAGCGACACCGCCGACCACAAGAACGCCACCTGGCTGGCCAAGGACGTCCCCGACCTGGTGGACGCGCAGTTCCGGACCCTGACCGAGGCCAAGGCCTGGGGCATCATCGGCTTCTCCACCGGCGGGCTGTGCTCGGTGAAACTGGCCATGCAGTACCCGCAGACCTTCGCCTCGGCGGTGGCGATGGACCCGGACCCGTTCGCCGGCGATCCGGGCGTGCTCTCCGACCCGCGGCTGCGCCAGGCCAACAGCCCGCTCTGGCTGGCGCAGAAGCGGCCCGCGGTGTCGCTGTTCGTGGCGACCAGCGCCCAGGACAGGTTCAGCCCGGTCTCCAACATCACCGCGCTGCAGCAGGCCGTGCAGTACCCGACGACGCTGGCGGCACCGCTGGTGCTGGCCCAGGGCGGGCACAACTGGGGCACCTGGCAGCGGATGTTCCCGACCGTCTTCCCCTGGCTCAGCGACCACCTGGACGACGCCCGGGCGGTGGCCGGGAAGCCCGGCAGCACCACCAAGATCGGCCGCTGA